From the Xiphophorus maculatus strain JP 163 A chromosome 20, X_maculatus-5.0-male, whole genome shotgun sequence genome, one window contains:
- the lrig2 gene encoding leucine-rich repeats and immunoglobulin-like domains protein 2 gives MAEGWPILPALVLLLSFSAWVTDSCPAACSCPKGQDEVHILECNRKRLSAATLDVPDGITQVTMNHNELAVFPFLGNVSSNITSLSLVHNRISELLMHQLQPYISLETLDLTSNSISELKVGAFPSIQLKYLNLSNNKISLLEPGCFENISSSLLVLRLNRNRLVTLPSKVFKLSQLQLLEMKRNKIKIVDSLTFKGLDSLKSLKMQRNGITKLMDGAFFGLNNIEELELEHNNLTEVNKVWLYGLRMLRILQISHNAIGVIRPDAWEFCQKLEELDLSHNHLTRIEETAFVGLGFLETLNLGENAISHLGEGVFRSLAHLRTLDIRNNEISWAIEDSIAVFDGMKKLNTLNLQRNKIKSITQKAFEGLDELKELDLGKNGIMSIHPEALSHLELEVFVLNSSSLLCDCHMQWLGPWLTESQFLHSVSAVCAHPAGLLGRSILSISPEEFVCDDFPKPRITTHPETSVALRGNNMTLSCVASSSSDSPMTTAWRKDGEVLYDAEVENYARYQDGQLIYTTMLHLLNVNFTDDGLYQCVVSNHFGSNYSNRAMLTINEMPSFLKTPMDLTIRTGTMARLECAAEGHPSPQIAWQKDGGTDFPAARERRMHVMPDDDIFFIANVKTEDMGVYSCTAQNAAGSLSANATLTVLETPSFVRPLEDRTVARGETAVLQCIAGGSPAPRLNWTKDDGPLMLTERHFFAAANQLLIIVDAGSADAGKYTCIMSNTLGTERGHIYLSVSPSPNCDTSVVYDSDGWTTVGIVVIVVVCCVVGTSLVWVIVIYHMRRKNEDYSITNTDEMNLPADIPSYLSSQGTLSEPQEGYSNSEAGSHQQLMPPLSNGYIHKGTDGVCYGDTGSEVETEGNGMLHCRMGSLFTGRSSFHPGESREGLAGVSSGGAGPLVICSDCYDNANIYSRTREYCQYAYLGEDDPLDRALPGLKDGLGDTAHPEDTALDSLMHNNQTSAKQYVKDSLSRTLWREGEDPSSVSQPGASHLSVTLHRTPALTSAADRAVEQSEAVANYFPRQPTQDHRSAYSRTNPQEHRAPT, from the exons TCCGCTGCCACCTTGGACGTCCCAGATGGGATAACTCAAGT caccATGAACCACAACGAGCTGGCTGTTTTCCCCTTTCTTGGAAACGTTTCATCAAACATTACCTCACTTTCATT AGTCCACAATCGGATCTCAGAACTGTTGATGCATCAGCTGCAACCATACATTTCCCTGGAAACACTGGACCTAACGTCTAACTCTATCTCTGAGCTCAAAGTGGGAGCTTTTCCGTCCATCCAGCTCAAATATCT GAATTTGAGTAACAATAAAATCAGCCTCCTGGAGCCTGGCTGCTTTGAAAACATCTCCAGCTCACTGCTGGTGCTTCGGCTGAACAGGAACAGATTAGTTACGCTGCCGTCAAAAGTCTTCAAACTTTCTCAGCTTCAGCTACT GGAAATGAAGCGTAATAAGATCAAGATAGTGGACAGTCTGACATTCAAGGGTCTGGACTCGCTAAAGTCTCTAAAGATGCAAAGAAATGGCATCACAAAGCTCATGGATGGAGCATTTTTTGGGCTAAACAACATTGAAGAGCT AGAGCTGGAACACAACAACCTAACTGAGGTTAATAAAGTTTGGCTGTATGGCCTCCGGATGTTGCGCATCCTGCAGATCAGCCACAACGCTATAGGTGTTATTCGTCCTGACGCCTGGGAGTTTTGTCAAAAACTGGAGGAACT AGACTTGTCCCATAATCACCTGACGAGAATTGAGGAGACTGCTTTTGTTGGATTAGGATTCCTGGAGACTTTGAACCTGGGAGAAAACGCCATCAGCCATTTGGGAGAAGGCGTCTTTAGGAGCTTGGCACATCTGCGGACCTT agatATTCGCAACAATGAAATCTCATGGGCCATTGAAGACTCCATTGCTGTATTTGATGGAATGAAGAAGCTGAACACACT aaatttgCAGCGgaacaaaatcaaatcaatcacTCAGAAGGCATTTGAGGGGCTGGATGAGCTGAAGGAGCT GGACCTTGGCAAGAACGGTATCATGTCCATACACCCTGAGGCGCTTTCCCATTTAGAACTCGAAGTATT TGTCCTGAACTCCAGCAGCCTGCTGTGTGACTGTCATATGCAGTGGCTGGGTCCCTGGCTGACCGAAAGCCAGTTCCTTCATTCTGTCTCTGCTGTTTGCGCCCATCCTGCTGGTCTACTTGGTCGCAGCATCCTTTCAATCAGCCCAGAGGAGTTTGTTTGTG ATGATTTCCCCAAGCCTCGGATCACAACCCACCCAGAGACCTCTGTGGCTTTGAGGGGCAACAACATGACTCTGAGCTGCGTTGCATCCAGTAGCAGCGACTCGCCGATGACCACGGCGTGGCGGAAGGACGGGGAGGTTCTCTACGATGCAGAAGTGGAAAACTACGCCCGTTATCAGGATGGACAACTCATCTACACCACCATGCTTCATCTCCTTAATGTCAACTTCACTGATGACGGGCTTTACCAGTGTGTTGTCTCCAATCACTTTGGCTCCAACTACTCAAACAGGGCTATGCTGACGATCAACG AGATGCCCTCCTTTCTTAAGACTCCCATGGATCTGACAATCCGCACTGGGACGATGGCTCGGCTTGAGTGTGCAGCGGAAGGTCACCCTTCTCCCCAGATAGCTTGGCAGAAGGATGGAGGCACTGACTTCCCCGCTGCCAGAGAGCGCAGGATGCACGTAATGCCAGATGATGACATCTTCTTCATTGCTAATGTGAAGACAGAAGACATGGGTGTGTACAGCTGTACGGCTCAAAATGCAGCTGGCAGTCTCTCAGCTAACGCCACTCTGACCGTCCTGG AAACTCCATCCTTCGTGCGGCCATTAGAAGACCGAACAGTGGCACGTGGTGAAACTGCAGTGCTTCAGTGCATAGCCGGAGGCAGTCCCGCTCCCCGACTCAACTGGACCAAAGACGACGGGCCTCTCATGCTCACAGAGCGTCACTTTTTtgctgcagccaatcagctccTCATCATAGTTGATGCTGGGTCAGCTGATGCTGGGAAGTACACCTGCATCATGTCTAACACCCTGGGTACCGAACGCGGCCACATCTACCTCAGCGTCTCACCATCACCCAACTGTGACACATCAGTAGTGTACGACAGTGACGGCTGGACCACTGTGGGGATCGTGGTAATTGTTGTTGTGTGCTGTGTGGTTGGGACGTCACTCGTCTGGGTCATTGTCATCTATCACATGCGCAGGAAGAATGAGGACTACAGCATTACCAACACTG ATGAGATGAATTTGCCAGCAGATATCCCAAGCTACCTGTCCTCTCAGGGTACTTTGTCAGAGCCACAGGAAGGCTACAGTAACTCTGAGGCAGGTAGCCACCAGCAGCTCATGCCTCCACTCTCCAATGGATACATTCATAAGGGCACTGATG GAGTCTGCTATGGAGACACAGGCAGTGAGGTGGAAACTGAAGGGAACGGGATGCTGCACTGCAGGATGGGCTCTTTGTTCACCGGCCGTAGCAGCTTCCATCCTGGCGAGTCTCGTGAGGGATTAGCGGGAGTCTCCTCTg GTGGTGCAGGTCCTCTTGTCATCTGCTCTGATTGCTACGACAACGCCAACATCTACTCGCGAACGCGAGAGTATTGCCAATATGCTTATCTGGGGGAGGATGATCCACTGGACAGGGCCCTGCCAGGCCTGAAGGACGGCCTTGGAGACACTGCCCACCCTGAGGACACAGCACTGGACAGCCTCATGCACAACAACCAAACTTCTGCAAAGCAATATGTTAAAG ATTCGCTCAGCAGAACTTTATGGAGAGAAGGTGAAGATCCATCATCAGTATCTCAACCTGGAGCTTCCCATCTTTCAGTAACATTACACAGGACACCTGCTCTGACCTCTGCTGCTGACAGGGCAGTAGAGCAGAGTGAAGCAGTGGCTAACTACTTCCCCAGGCAGCCCACCCAGGACCACAGAAGTGCCTATAGTAGGACTAACCCGCAGGAGCATAGGGCTCCCACATAG